From Bacillus sp. Marseille-P3661:
GATTCTTTGATATTTCATCCCCGATTAATGCGCCAGGTCCTGTTACAATGTTAATCGTTCCTGCAGGCATTTCTTCAATACCATTCACTAATTCAACGAGCGCAACACTAATTAACGGTGTTCTACTAGCTGGTTTTAAAATTAGTGTATTTCCAGCTGCCAGAGCAGGTGCTGCTTCACGAATCATTAATAACGCTGGCCAATTCCATGGTGAAATAATTCCTACAACTCCAATTGGACTTTTATCGATAATGCCATAAGCTGTTTCTGTAAGATTAATAGATCTACCAAACACACTTCGAGCCATTCCAGCATAGTATTTTAAAGTATCTACGCATGCAGAAAGTTCAATTCGAGATTCTTTTAATGTTTTGCCATTTTCTTTTGTTAAAATGATTGCAAGTTCTTCTTTATTTTTTTCTAAATTATTTGCCCACTTCATAAGAGCTTCAGATCTTTTCTTGGAATTATATTTCCAATCTTCATTTTCAAATGTCTCTTTCGCTGCTGCTATTGCTTTTTTAATATCTTCTAAACCTGACTTTTGTGAGATACCCACAAGTTCACCAGTTGCCGGATTTAATGACGTCATTGTTTCTCCTGTCGAAGACTCTTCCCACTTGCCATTAATATAGTTTTTTGCTGAATCAGTTGTAACTAACATTTACTTTTCCTCCTTCATTTTAACTGAGACCATCTTTATGCCAACGATCTAAGCCACAATATATCAATCGATTTAGGCATTCTATTACCTCCATCGATAATTAATAGAGTTTTAGATTATGTTTATATTACGTTTCAAATTGATATTATGCTTTTTCATTTTCTTCATTAGAGTAGTATGTGAGACTCCTAACTCTCGTGCAGCTTTCCTAATACTTCCATGTGTTTCAAGATAAAAGATTATCAGTTTTTTTTCCATAAACTCAAACATATTCTCACCATTAGTATTTTGTATTAGTGAAAAAGGAATTTCTTTATGCTGGGATTGTTCAGCATCAACTGATCTTCTATTTTCCTCCAAGATATTAACAGGAAGGTTTTCTAACAAAATCTCATCGCTGTTAGTAATAACAACTAAACGTTCAATCACGTTAGACAACTCTCTCACATTACCTGGCCACGAATAATTACGAAAAGCCTCCATTGCAGATGCAGAGATATACATTTTTTTACTATACTTTTGATTAAATTTAGTTAAAAAATGGACTATTAGCGGTATAATTTCTTCTTTTCGTTCACGTAAAGGTGGCAATGTTATTGGAATTACGTTAATGCGGTAATAAAGGTCGTCTCTAAATTCTTTATTCAAAACCATCTTTTCTAAATCCCGATTGGTTGCAGCAATTATTCTCACATCTACTTGAATTTCGGTAATACCACCAATACGAGTAATTTTTTTATCCTGCAGCACTCGTAATAGTTTTGCTTGTAAATTAAGAGGCAGTTCACCGATTTCATCTAAAAATAGTGTTCCTTTATTGGCGTTCTCAAACAGACCTTTTTTACCACCCTTAATTGCACCTGTAAACGCACCACTTTCATAACCAAAAAATTCAGACTCTAGTAATTCATGTGGAATAGCCCCACAATTTACTTTTATAAATGGGCCATTGTCTTTGCGATTACTTCTTTCATGAATCTCTCTTGAAATAATTTCTTTTCCCGCTCCTGATTCACCATAAATTAAAATGGTTGAGTCGGTATTAGCTATTCTTGTTACAATGTTCATAATTTCTTTCATTTGTGGACTTACGACAACATTACCTGCTGCATTTACTTGTTTCTCAAGATCTGAAATCTTTTTTTGATATTGTTGTGATAATATTTGTGTTTTTTCTAACTGTTTTTTAGAATCAATCAATTCTGTAATATCATGAACATTTGCTAATACACGGACTAATTGACCACTGTTATTAAATAAAGGGATTGCTTTCACCAATACGTCAATCCCTTTATGATATTGTTGGAAATCAGCCACAGCTTTCTGTTCTTTAAGAGCCCTTAAAGTTACAGAGGGTTTCTTAAAAACTCCTGTTTTAATAATTGCTGTGATATTCTTTCCAATATACGCTTCTTCCGGATACCCACTTAATTTAATCAAAGCACTATTTACAAGTTCAATGTTACCTTCATGATTGATTACCATTATTCCATCGTTTGAATTTTCAATAATTGATGAATATAGTTTTCCTTGAATTAATAAGTGCTCTATTAACACTTCATAACGGATACACCCTTGAAAGATCAAATCTTTATTAATGACTGGGATAACTGGACTAAAGACACCAGAAGTAAAATGGATTTCCGCGTTATCATATAGAACGGGGACATCTTTACGAATTATGTCTTGTAAACTATCTCCTGAATTTTGAAAACAACCTTCTTCTAGCATACCTACATACATGCTATTGTTTAATACTGATACCCAAGAACTCGATGATTGATCAAACCAATTTTTTGCTTTTTCAACTGTCTCACTTACTTGAATACTTGGGATATGACTGTCGATTAGTCTAGTTAAATTCATTAACCTTCCCCTTGACTATGGCTATTCAGTAAAAAATTTATCTGGTATATACGTCACTAAATCAGGAATATAAGTAATGATCATTAATACTGCTATTGCAGCAGCTGCAAACGGTAATATAGCTTTTGCTAAATTGGCTACAGAAATTTTCGTAATACCTGAAACGACAAATAGTACAGTTCCAACTGGTGGGGTTATTAAACCAATTACTAAGTTCAAACTAACAATTACTCCAAAGTGCACTGGATCAATACCTAATTGTGTAATAACAGGTAATAGAACTGGAACAATGATAATAATTGCTGCAATAGGCTCTAAGAACATTCCAACGATTAATAACATAATATTAATGATTAACAACACAATATACGGATTAGTTGAAATCGAAAGAATACCCTCAGCTGCCATTTGCGGAATCTTTTCCATCGCCAACGTCCAGCCAAAAATATTGGCACAAGCAACGATAATCATAATCGAAGCAGTGATAACACCTGTTTTTAGGAAAACATTCGGCAACATACTCCATTTCAAATCACGGTATACAAACATTCCGACAAGGAAGGCTATTAAGCTTCCAATAGCACCCGCCTCAGTTGGTGTAAAGTAACCTGAAATGATTCCACCGATTATAATTAATGGAATGAGCAATGATGGTAAGGCTTTCATTAAACTTTGTGATCGTTCATTTATTGTAGCCTTCTCTTTTGTAGGAAACCCATTCTTTCTTGCGTAAAAGTAGGACATGATAAAGAATGCACCTGCAAGCATAATTCCCGGTATGATCCCTGCTAGAAACAATGCTCCAATTGATGCACCAGCAGATACACCGTAAATGATAAATACCATACTAGGTGGTACGATCGGTCCCATAATCGATGCTGCTGCCGTAATGGCCGATGAGTACGAATTATCATAGTTATCTTTTCTCATCTCCGGAACCAATGAAGTACTTGTAATTGCAGATACAGCATTGGCAGACCCTACTATCGCTGATAAAAACATGGATACTAAAATATTTACATAAGCTAAACCGCCGCGTAAATGTGATACAAGTGATCTCGCAAAATCGGTAAGTCTTCTAGTAATTCCTCCATTATTCATTAACTCCCCAGCTAATACAAATAAAGGGATTGCCATCAAACTAAAATTGTCTGCAGCAACAATCATTTTTTGCGGAACGTTCAATAAGAAAGAAAAGTTATTAGAAGCAAACATGTAGACTACACTAGATAAACCGAGTACAAATGCTATTGGTACACCTATGATGAGTAATATAAAGAACGCTATGATGATAACTGCTGACATTCTGTTTTCCCTCCTTTTTTACTAATTGGGAGAATATTAATAATGGAATTGAGTGACTGAAGAAACATAAATGAGAATGAGATTGGGACTGAACTATATACAAAAACCATTGGCAACCGCATCGCAGGAGACACCTTATTTAGAGTGCTTGGTGCAAACGTTTGTTTTAAACCGTAATAAATACATATAACAATAAAGAAAAGTACACAAAGCTCAACAAGCAATTGCAATATCCATTTTGACTTACCTTTAAATTTATTTTCCAATATATCTAAAAACGCTAATTCTGCTTGACTATATGCAACACTAGCTCCTAAAAAAGTCATCCAAATTAGGCAGTAACGTGCAAATTCCTCACTCCAATAAATGGAAAACCCTAAAAAGGTTCTACAGATTACTTGAGCAACAATAACTACAGTCATCGCAATACCGACAACGATTAAGATTTTTTGATTGATTCCATTAATAAAATTGATTAATTTCCCCATTTGTTACCACCTCCAATGATAAATTTAGAAAAACACGAAATTTGCTCAAAAGGGCAAATTACGATGTATTTTCATATACTTTAATTCTTTATAGAAATTAAAATTCCCTAAAGTAAAATGAAAGGAATAGGTTAGGGAATACCTAACCTATTCTTTTTAGTTAGCTTTAATTTCATTAACCTTATCGATTAATTCTTTAATCAATTCGTGCTTTTCAGAATATTTGTCATACACTGGTTGAACTTTTTCTAAGAATGGAGTAATATCTTGAACTTCAGCTATGTTTTGACCTGCATCTTTTAATTTAGTTAAGTTAGATTCATCAACTACTTTCAGTTCTGTAATGATCCAAGCAGATGCTTCTTTTGCTGCTTCATCTAAAGCTGTTTGTTGTTCTGGAGTTAGTGAATTAAACTTGTCTAAGTTCATAATATTTGCATTAGGGAATGGGAAATGCCCTGTTAAAGTGATATATTCTGTAACCTCAGCAAATTTCTCATCTACATATGCTGGTAAGTTTGCTTCATGTGCATCAATTACGCCAGTTTGTAATGAACTATAAATTTCTCCATATGCCATTGGTGTTGGACTTGCTCCTAATGCATTAAAGATATCTAGCATTAAAGGACTTTCTACTACCCTGATTTTCAATCCTTCTAAATCAGCTGGTGTTTGAACTTCAGAACGATTGCTACCAATATGACGCATACCGCTTTCATTAATAGCTAAACCTTTTACATTAATTTCTTCTAAACTATCAAGCATTTTTTGGATAGTGTCAGTTTTTAAAACTTCATCGAAAACATCATAATTATTAATTAAGAATGGAAGTTGTAATCCATCTAGAACAGGTGTTGATCCACTAAAAACAGAAGTAGTAATAAAACCTGCATCTAATGACCCGTTTTGAATCATTTCTAACATATCAACATCTCCACCAAGTTGGCGAGCGGGGAAGATTTCGATTTCGATCTGTCCATTTGTCTTTTCTTTAACTAATTCTGCATATTTTTCTGCAGCTAAGTGGAACGGATGTGTTGTTTGAGTAACATGCCCTAAACGTAATGTAATTGTTTCACTTGATGACTCTCCGCCACCACTACTTTCACTTGGAGCACTTGATGTTCCTTCCGAACCACCACATGCTGTTAAAATTGCTAAACATAGAATTGTGAACAATGCTAAAAGTTTTTTCATCTTACTTTCCTCCTTTTAAATCTATATGTGTATTTGAAAAATTGAAACCTGTTTTTAGTAAGGTGAATGCTTAAGCATTCACCTTATTTTTTTCTTTAACTGTCTTTTCTACAGCTTTTACAATGCCATCATAACCAGTACAACGGCACATATGACCTGAAAGCATTTCTTTAATTTCTTGTGTTGATGGGTTTTCATTTTTAGATAAGAAATCATCTGTTGACATCAATATACCAGGTGTACAGAATCCGCATTGTAACCCATGGCATTCCATAAAATTTTGTTGCAAATCTGTTAACTCTCCATCTTTCGCAAGCCCTTCAACTGTTTTAATTTCTGATCCATCTGCTTGGACAGCAAACATTAGACAGCTTCTGACCGCACTGCCATTAACTTGTATTGTACAAGCACCACAAACACCATGCTCACAACCTACATGTGTACCTGTTAATCCTAATACATCTCTTATAAAATCACTTAATAGCATCCGAGGTTCTACATCTTCACGATAGCTTTTCCCATTAATTGTTACTTCTATCTGATTCCCCAATTTCATTACCCCCTTGCTCTGTTGTATGCCTGTTGTAATGTACGTTTTGTAAGAATTTTCGCTAAATGTCTACGATAATCCGCCGAAGCGTGAATATCTGATTCTGGGTCGACTTCATCAGCTACAATATCTGCTATCTTATCTAGTAATGTATCTGAGATCTTTTCGCCTTTTAATTCTTCTTCTGCATCCTCTATTAAAAATGGAATTGCTTCCACTCCGCCAAGAACAAGACGTACTGTATCGATATTATCACTATCATCAATTGTTAAATGGCATGCTGCTGCAACAAGCGCGAAATCCCCATGCTTTCTAGCGAACTCCGTAAATGCGTAGCCTTGTCTTCCTCCAATGATAGGAATGTGAACTTCTGTCAACATCTCAGTAGGCATAATATCCGTTGTTAGATACGTGATGAAAAAGTCCCCTGCTTCTACGATTCTTTCTTCATCTACAGAAGAAATTTTAACCGCTCCATTTAGAGCCATTAATGAAAGAGGAATTTCTGCACTTGGATCTGCATGGACAACACTACCGCCGACAGTCCCTCTATTTCTTGTTTGGATATGGCCGATATTAGGAACCGCTTCACTTAATAATCCGGCATATTTTCGAACGATACTTGATTCTTCTACCCTGCTTTGACGAGTAAGCGTACCAATTCTTAATGTTGTTTCATCATTTTCAATAAAATCTAAATCTACTAATCTATTAATATCAATTAAATTTTTTGGAGTAGCAAGTCGCATGTTCATGATTGGTACCAGACTTTGTCCGCCTGCGATAATCTTAGCGTCTTCTCCCATATCTTCAAGTAATTGCAAAGTTTCTTCCACAGTTTTAGGCTGATAAAATTCGAATTTAGATGGTTTCAAAGTGATTCCCCCCTTTACAAGCTCACTTTATTTTTCACTTTTTCCAATATCGGCCAAATTCGATTTGGACTTAATGGCAGTTGATCAACCGATACACCATATTGTGCTAATGCATTGTTAACAGCGTTAGAAACTGCTACCGGTGCGCTCATCGTATTTCCTTCACCCAATCCTTTAGCTCCAAGCGGAGTTAATGGCGATGGCGTTTCAAGATGTTTAATTGTAACTTTTGGCATTTCCGTTACAGTCGGAACAAGATAATCCATGAATGACCCTGTTAGAAATTGGCCTTTATCGTCATATGCTAGTTCTTCATATAATGCTCCACCTAATCCGTGTGCAAGACCACCCATAATTTGGCCGTCTACAATTAATGGATTTAATAGTTTACCAGCGTCATGGATTGTTACATAATCAATAATCTTCACTTCTGCTGTATCTTGATCGATTTCCACCGTAACCATATCGGCTACAAATCCATATGTTACTGATGAATTGATCATATCGTTTTCGTCTGGTGCCTCTGCAACTTTAGCGGTATAATAATACGTTTCATAAATACCAGGTTCCATACCATCTGGTAATGATAACGGATTCCAATGTGCTAAACCAGCTACTCTTTTAATAGAAAGTTTCTTTTCTGGATTATCTTTTACTACAAAATTACCATCAACTATTTCAAGATTAGCCTCTTCTGTTTGAAATTCATTGGCAGCTATCTTCAATAGTTTCGCTTTTACCTTTTGCGCCGCGTAGAATACTGCACTTGAACCTAGTGAAGCAAATCGACTTGAATAACTGCCTGATGCAATTGACCAAGCACTTGTTGATGTGTCTAATTCAGCAACAACATTGATGCTTTCTCTCGGGATACCTAATATATCCGATACGATTTGCGCAGCAACTGTTTCATGCCCTTGACCTGAAGGAGTTGTACTAATTCTTACGTTAACACTACCTAGAGGATCCATTGAAACGGTAGCTGCTTCAGCACAGCCTGATTTTGGTGAACGAGCACGCTCATCAGGAGTTAACGCAATTGTTATATAACCCATGTTCGAGCCAGAAGGTTCCACAATACAAGCAAGGCCAACCCCTAATAGTTTCCCATTTTCGGCTGCTACTTTTTGTTTTTCAAGGAATTCTTGATATTTACCTGTTTCTAGAGCCATTTCAAATGCTTTTTCATAATCGCCGCTATCATATATACCGCCAGCAGCAGTTGTATATGGAAATTGTTCAGTTTTAATTAGGTTCTTTTTAATAACCTCAGAGTGATCCATATTTAGTTCTTTTGCAATAATCTGCATTAATCGTTCCAATGCAAAGTAATGCTCTTGACCACCATATCCACGAATTAAGCCTGTTGGTGATTTATTAGTCATTACGGCATAAGCATCAATTTCTAGATTTCGGATATCATATGCACCCGTTGTATTTGAATGATTTCGATATAAGCAAGCAGGTTCAGGGGCCCGAATATATGCACCAACATTATCGATTAACTTTAATCGTAAACCTGTTACTTTTCCATCATTCATAACTGCAGCTTCCAGGTAAGAAACTCTGTCTGTACCGCTTGCACTTGATGATAAATGTTCTTGGCGATCCTCTATCCACTTAATAGGACAACCTACTAATTTACTTGTAATTGAGCAAAGAACAATGTACGGGAAGATACCTGCTTTTATTCCATAACTGCCGCCAATATCTTTTGGCACGATAATTCTTAGTTTATTACTTGGAACTTTTAACGATCCCGCCATGATGCTTTGGATAACAAATGGACCATGGAAGTTTGCGTGTACTGTATATTGATCGTGAGCAGAATCATAATCTGCAATAACCCCGTATGTTTCAATTGGAGTCGCTGTATACTTAGGGAAATGGAATTTATGCTTTATAATGCGATCAGCTTCATTAAATGCCTTCTCAACATCCCCATAATGAAATTGGCGATTATTTGCAATATTTGATCCTACTTTTTCATGTAAAATTGGTGCCGTCGGTTCAATCGTTTTCTCGATATCAACAACTGGTTCTAATGCCTCATATTTTACAACGATTTTATCTAATGCATCTTCAGCCACATAGCGATTTTTAGCAACAATAATTGCAACAGGCTCGCCAACATAGCGAACTTTTTCTATAGCCAGCGGATAGTATTCAACTGGTGCGGTTACACCAACACTAAAGGGACGGACATGTGGTTCGATATCTTTCCCTGTAATAACCGCTTTTACACCTTCTATTTTTTCAGCTTCGCTCTTATCGATTGAAATAATCTTCGCATGCGGATAGCTGCTTCTTAATATTGCTGCATGTGCAGTATCACGTGTTGTTCCTAAATCATCGATATATTTCCCTTGGCCTGTTAGAAGTCTTTTATCTTCTACTCTTGTTAAAGCTTGGCCGATTGACTTGCTCATAATTTAACCTCCTCTATATGATGACATCTATGTTTCTACTATACTTAATAATGTCATCTATGAATCTTAAATATGAATGTAGAAACTAAACTACATATAATTACTTGTACCGAGAAAATCAGATACCTTACAAGTGCAATTGATATTTGTAATTATTACTGCTTTCGATGTTATTTATTGTTTCACTCTTTTTTAAGCTGTGTACATGATTGCTTTTCCTGTGAACAGCTATTAATTCGGAAATAATACTCTGCGCAATTTCTCCAGGTGTTTTCGCATTAATATTTAACCCAATTGGACTAAATATTCTTGTTAAATCTAGATTTTCACTATTATATTTCATTAAGGTTGGTTCTAGTAATGCGTTTGTTCTAGTTTTTGGACCGAGAATACCGATATACGCGGCACTTGAAAGCAACAGTTTTTCTAAGGCTAATTGATCTTGTAGAAAATGATGGCTCATAATAACTGAATACGTATTTTCATCGATTGCTACATCTGGTACATGCCCTGGTTTTATTAAAGATAATTCATCTGCTTGAGGAAAATTTTCCTTTGTAAGGTATGCTGGACGGTGATCAATTACTTTAACCCGCCATCCGATTGCTTTTGCCGCCGCTACCACAGGGACTGCATCTGGCCCCGCTCCAAATAAAGCTAATGTTGGGACAGGTTCCAAGTAATCTAAAAATACTTCAATATTCCTATGATCTTCAGATATGCTTAAGAGCTGAGCTCTTTCAGGTAAGTTTTTACCGGAACAAGCAGATTTTATATCTGGAAACGTCGTACATATTTCGTTAAGCTGGTTTTCACTATTAATAAAATACTTTTCTCCTACCATCTTACTATCATTTGATTTAGTAATTGTTGCTACCCATGTCGGTTTGTTGATCGAGAATATATTTTCAATTTTGGAGGATCTTTCTTCATCACATGGATCATACAGTTCTAAAAAGATGTCCATAGCACCATTGCAGCCAAGACCTAATCCCCAAATACTATCACCATCATTACGGAAATCGTAATATATCCGTTTTGCTTGCCCTGTTTCAATAACTTCTTTGCCATGCTCTGTTATGTCATTTTCGACACAACCTCCGCTTAGTAACCCCGTTAATTTCCCATCCTCACTAAGGAAACATTTTGCGCCTTCCTTTTGATAGGTCGATCCTTGAACAGAAACGATCGTGGCTAGAATTCCTTTAAGATTATGATTTTTACATCTACGAATTTCATTCAGTATTTCTAACACTTCGATCCCCCCTGTCGACTGATGTTAGACTATTTGTTGTTTTTTTTGCTTCCAATAAAATTGATCACGGTATTGAGAAGGCGTCTTCCCTTCAACTCTCTTAAAGATTGTTGAAAAATAGCTTGAATTTTTAAAACCTGTGTTATTTGCAATAACATCAATTGGAATGGAAGACATCCTTAACATACTTTTTGCTTTTTGAACTCTGATCCACGATAAGTATTCAACAAACGTTGTACCAGTTTCTTCTTTAAACAACTTACTAAAATATGATGGACTTAAATATACTAGATCAGCCATATCCTTTAATGTTAATTGGTCACCATAGTTCAACTGAATAAACCGAATCGCACTCTCAATTGGCTTTTTTAAGTCAGTGACGAATTCTTCAGATGTTTTTTGCATAGTACGGCTCATTTCCTTAACAATGCTTGGATTAATCACGCGATCGAAGGCACTTAATAACTCATCCTTGGAAAGCGGTTTCAATAAATAACTAGAAAAACCTGCATTTATAGCATCATAAACCATTTCAAACATTTTCAGTTGTGAGACCATAATAATTGAGAGGTCAGGGTACATTTGTTTTGCTAATTTTCCAAATTCAAAACCATCTTTATCAGGCAAAGAAGCATCCAATATTAAAGCTGTTGGTTTAGATTGTTTTAACAACATTTCCCCTCTGTGTGCATTATTTGATTCATGAATTGATAAGAAACTATAATGACTACTTTCAATGATCGAACGAATATGCTGCCTACTTTCACGATCTGAATCAACGATTAATATTTCAGCCAAGTGCACTCCTCCTCAAAATTAAAAATTATTCTTAATTTTTCGCCAAGTTCTTTTATTACTATAACTATAGTTGATACTAAACGACTTGTGTTTTAAAATTTTATTTTATTTTTTTAAAATTTTTATGCTTTAAACAAAAATTTAAAAGCGTGATTTGACAAAATACTACATAGAATTTATTTCAATATATTGTTATTTTACATAATAATCAAAAAAAAGACAATTTTCCACCACTAAAACTTGGAATTATGTAAAACCAAGGTTTGCTAAGGGGAAAATGTCTTTTTTATTATTAAAAATTTACTAGGAAAATTTTAATATTTTATTTTTTTTGTTTTTTATTGCATTTTTTTATGAAGCAATTTCCTTGCTTACATAGTTTCGATTACGTGTGCGTTGGGTTATGAGCACGAAACCAAATAATACGATCCCGACTATATCTGAGATAGATTCAGGAATAATCATCGTAATAGCTGATATGAGAATGATAATCCGCATAAGCCTTGACATATCTGTATATAGATACCCAACAGTTGCCGCAACTAATCCCCAAATACCTAATAATGTAGTAAATGTCACCCAAGCAATTTCCCCAAAGCCACCAATCATTAATAACCCTGGGTTTAGAGCAAACACAAATGGAATTAAGAATGCGCCTGCACCAACGACTAATGCTCTAAAACCTGTTTCATTCATTGTAGCGCCTGAAATTCCTGCTGCTGCATATGCAGCCAATGCGACAGGAGGTGTAATCATTGATAATACAGCAAAATAAAAGACAAACATATGCGCCGCAATTTGTTCAATTCCAAACTCCTGAAGCGCTGGTGCAAGTAAAATAGCTGCCATAATATATGCTGACGTTGTCGGCATACCCATACCTAAAATGATACAACCGAGCGCAACAAGAATTAGTGCAAGAATAAGATTTCCAAATGATAATTGAACAATTAATCCAGTGAATTTTAATCCTAAACCTGAGAACCCAATAACTCCAACGATTATTCCAGCAATCGCACAAGGAATGGTTACTTTTACAGCTTGATTGGCTCCGCTTTCTAACGCAGAAACAATATCCTTTAGTTTCAAGAATGTATTTTTTCTAAAATAGCTAACTACAAATACACTGACGATCGCCCAAAACGCAGCAGTCGATAACGCTGAACCAGTAAATATTAAGGTTACAAGGAGAACCATTGGTAGTAAAAGATGTATTCGGTTTAACAGCTTTTCTTTTGTTTCCTCTAATTCGTCCATGTTAATGTCAAGCTTGTTTTTTGCTGCCATTAAATGAACAAATATAAACACCGATACATAATATAGCAACGCAGGTATTAATGCTGCATAAATAATTTCAACGTACGGTATACCGATCATTTCTGCCATTAAAAAGGCTGCCGCTCCCATAATCGGTGGCATTAATTGTCCACCAGTAGAAGCCAACGCTTCAATAGCAGCTGAATCTTTTTTAGAATAACCTGCACGTTTCATTAACGGAATTGTGAAAATCCCTGTACTCACTACGTTTGCAACGGCACTACCACTAATACTACCCATTAATCCACTCGATACTACCGCGGCCTTGGCTGGTCCACCCTTCGATTTCCGGGTCATCTTAAAAGCCATGTCGATAAATAATTTACCTCCACCCGAAACTTCTAGGAATGCACCGAACAAAATGAAATAGAATACATAATTAGTAGACACGCCGATTGGTACTCCGAAAATTCCATCTGGAGAGAGGAATAATAATTCTACCATCCGGCTCACATCTAACCCTCTATGACTAATTAATCCACCTAAATAAGGGCCCGCAAAGCCATACGCCATAAAAATTACAGCTAGTAATGTAATGACATTACCTACTGTTCTTCTAGATGCTTCAAGTAATAGAAGTACAAATAAAATACCACACCATAGATCTAAAGGTAATACCTCATCAACAAACCATATTCTTGTACTAAGTCGGTCTGCATGAAAAATTACATATGCACAAATTATAATTGGCAATAGAACTGTAACAGCATCAATCACCTTTAAGATTGAATTTTTCTTATCCTTAGCTAATGGAACTAATGTGTATGTTAATGAAAGTGCAAAAGATACGTGAATTGCTCGTTGGACTATTGATGGAAAAGCCCCGAACGCAGCTGTATATAATTGAAATAATGACCAACAAATTGCAAGTATCGCTGGAATATATAATCGTTTCATTTTTCACCCTCCTGAAGATTAGATTTCATTTTGTATATTACAATTTCACAGTTGCTTTTTCTCTAATACTCGTAATCGTGGATTGAACCGATATTTGTTCGGGGTTACAAACAATCTCGATAAGCGAGGGTTTATTGGAATCCAGTGCATTTTTTAGTGCTGTTTCAAACTCTGCATCACA
This genomic window contains:
- a CDS encoding FAD binding domain-containing protein; the encoded protein is MKPSKFEFYQPKTVEETLQLLEDMGEDAKIIAGGQSLVPIMNMRLATPKNLIDINRLVDLDFIENDETTLRIGTLTRQSRVEESSIVRKYAGLLSEAVPNIGHIQTRNRGTVGGSVVHADPSAEIPLSLMALNGAVKISSVDEERIVEAGDFFITYLTTDIMPTEMLTEVHIPIIGGRQGYAFTEFARKHGDFALVAAACHLTIDDSDNIDTVRLVLGGVEAIPFLIEDAEEELKGEKISDTLLDKIADIVADEVDPESDIHASADYRRHLAKILTKRTLQQAYNRARG
- a CDS encoding sigma 54-interacting transcriptional regulator, which produces MNLTRLIDSHIPSIQVSETVEKAKNWFDQSSSSWVSVLNNSMYVGMLEEGCFQNSGDSLQDIIRKDVPVLYDNAEIHFTSGVFSPVIPVINKDLIFQGCIRYEVLIEHLLIQGKLYSSIIENSNDGIMVINHEGNIELVNSALIKLSGYPEEAYIGKNITAIIKTGVFKKPSVTLRALKEQKAVADFQQYHKGIDVLVKAIPLFNNSGQLVRVLANVHDITELIDSKKQLEKTQILSQQYQKKISDLEKQVNAAGNVVVSPQMKEIMNIVTRIANTDSTILIYGESGAGKEIISREIHERSNRKDNGPFIKVNCGAIPHELLESEFFGYESGAFTGAIKGGKKGLFENANKGTLFLDEIGELPLNLQAKLLRVLQDKKITRIGGITEIQVDVRIIAATNRDLEKMVLNKEFRDDLYYRINVIPITLPPLRERKEEIIPLIVHFLTKFNQKYSKKMYISASAMEAFRNYSWPGNVRELSNVIERLVVITNSDEILLENLPVNILEENRRSVDAEQSQHKEIPFSLIQNTNGENMFEFMEKKLIIFYLETHGSIRKAARELGVSHTTLMKKMKKHNINLKRNINII
- a CDS encoding (2Fe-2S)-binding protein, giving the protein MLLSDFIRDVLGLTGTHVGCEHGVCGACTIQVNGSAVRSCLMFAVQADGSEIKTVEGLAKDGELTDLQQNFMECHGLQCGFCTPGILMSTDDFLSKNENPSTQEIKEMLSGHMCRCTGYDGIVKAVEKTVKEKNKVNA
- a CDS encoding TRAP transporter large permease, translating into MSAVIIIAFFILLIIGVPIAFVLGLSSVVYMFASNNFSFLLNVPQKMIVAADNFSLMAIPLFVLAGELMNNGGITRRLTDFARSLVSHLRGGLAYVNILVSMFLSAIVGSANAVSAITSTSLVPEMRKDNYDNSYSSAITAAASIMGPIVPPSMVFIIYGVSAGASIGALFLAGIIPGIMLAGAFFIMSYFYARKNGFPTKEKATINERSQSLMKALPSLLIPLIIIGGIISGYFTPTEAGAIGSLIAFLVGMFVYRDLKWSMLPNVFLKTGVITASIMIIVACANIFGWTLAMEKIPQMAAEGILSISTNPYIVLLIINIMLLIVGMFLEPIAAIIIIVPVLLPVITQLGIDPVHFGVIVSLNLVIGLITPPVGTVLFVVSGITKISVANLAKAILPFAAAAIAVLMIITYIPDLVTYIPDKFFTE
- a CDS encoding TRAP transporter small permease, whose amino-acid sequence is MGKLINFINGINQKILIVVGIAMTVVIVAQVICRTFLGFSIYWSEEFARYCLIWMTFLGASVAYSQAELAFLDILENKFKGKSKWILQLLVELCVLFFIVICIYYGLKQTFAPSTLNKVSPAMRLPMVFVYSSVPISFSFMFLQSLNSIINILPISKKGGKTECQQLSS
- a CDS encoding TRAP transporter substrate-binding protein; translated protein: MKKLLALFTILCLAILTACGGSEGTSSAPSESSGGGESSSETITLRLGHVTQTTHPFHLAAEKYAELVKEKTNGQIEIEIFPARQLGGDVDMLEMIQNGSLDAGFITTSVFSGSTPVLDGLQLPFLINNYDVFDEVLKTDTIQKMLDSLEEINVKGLAINESGMRHIGSNRSEVQTPADLEGLKIRVVESPLMLDIFNALGASPTPMAYGEIYSSLQTGVIDAHEANLPAYVDEKFAEVTEYITLTGHFPFPNANIMNLDKFNSLTPEQQTALDEAAKEASAWIITELKVVDESNLTKLKDAGQNIAEVQDITPFLEKVQPVYDKYSEKHELIKELIDKVNEIKAN